The region AATGCCCAACGCCATACTGTAAACCCCAAGCGATCCGCTGAAACCCACCACCGCCATAATCACCGCAAAGCTAAAAAAGAGGGGTGAAAGCGCCCCCATCAAGAAGCGCCCATGCGTATTGAGCACTGCCGTAATGATTGCCGCCACGCTGACAAAAAGCAGATACGGGATAAACCATGCATAAAGTTTGCTGGCTAACTCCATCTGCGAGGCCTCTGGGAAGTTGAAGAGAAACGAAGCCATCTGTGGCGCGCTAAGGATACTTATCAAAATAAATGGCAATAAAACGACATATTGTAAAGTCAAGACTTCTTGCGTAATTTTTCTCGCCGCGCGATGATCCTCGCGCACCACATGCTTGCTCAACGCAGGGATAAAAGCCGTCGTCAATGCCCCTTCAGCCATCAATTTACGTAAGTTATTGGGGATAAGAAAGACACCGTTCAAGACATCGGCCACCCCACCCGCACCAAAGTAGTGCGCGATGACCGCCGACTTAACATAACCCAAAATCCGCGAAATCAACGTACTAAGCATCACCACCAGCGCCGAAATACTCCGTAGACGCGTTTGATTAGCCGATTTTTCTCTCATCATCTGCCTATTTTAGCCGATATACCCCACTTTGACAAGTAACTTATCGATAAATTTATCTACCCTCTCCCGATGATTAAGCCAACAAGGAGAAGGTATTTCTGCCCACATTACATAAACTTAAGCATCAATACGTGTGCCTTTGATGCCTGAAATCGCTTGCCCTAACGCCTCTAGTGAGGTAATTAGCGTGCTACGCCCTTCGCCACTCTGCGCAAAATGAACACCCGCCAAGACCTTAGGTAGCATCGATCCCTCGCCAAATTCGCCAGCCGATGCATATTTTTTGGCATCTGCCACCGAAAGCTTGGCTAAATTCTCTTGATTCTCTTGACCAAAACGAATCGCCACCTGCTCTACCGCCGTAAGGATAATCAATTGATCGGCACCAATCTCTTGCGCCAAGAGTGCCGAGGCCAAATCTTTGTCGATAACCGCAGGCACACCATGCAAGAGACCGTCACGCTCCACCACGGGAACACCGCCACCGCCACAGGCAATCACAAGCTGTCCACTGGCGATAAGCGCCTCAATGCTCTTGAGTTCGACCACCGTCTTGGGTTGAGGCGAGGCCACCACTCGCCGAAATCCGCGTCCAGCATCCTCTTTCATCGTATAGCCTCGCTCTTGGGTGAGCCTTTCTGCCTCGGCTGCATCATAAAATGCACCAATCGGTTTGGTCGGATGGCTAAAGGCAGGATCATCGGCATCGACAATTACTTGTGTGACTACTGTTGCAACGGGGAGAGAAAGCTTACGACGCAATAGCTCACCACGCAACGCCTGCTGAATATGATAGCCAATCATCCCCTGCGACATCGCCCCACAGAGATCAAAAGGCATCGCCGGAGTATGCGCTTGCGCAAGTTCATTCTGCATCAAAATGCGACCCACTTGCGGTCCATTACCATGGGTAATCACCACCGTATGCCCCGCCTCCACCACATCAACAATCCCTTTAACCGCTTGCTTTATCGCCTCTAGTTGACGCTCAGCCGTCGCCTCTGCCTTGCCATCCTCTAAAGCATTACCACCTAAAGCAATCACGTATCTCATCAAAAACCTCCTTTTTATCTAACAAAAACTACCCAACGCCCAAAAGAACGCCCAATGTTAAGAGCACCATGGTTGCTACAAAGAGCGTTGCGATATACTTCCAGACAAATTTAATAAAGCGATCATACGGAATTTTAGAGACCATCAGCGCGCCCATCAAGATACCACTGGTCGGTGAGACCATATTCACCAAGCCAGAGGCTGATTGATATGCCGTAATCACTAAGCTCTTCGAGACCCCCGCAATATCGGCTAAGGGTGCCATAATTGGCATAGAGAGACCCGCCAGCCCTGAAGTTGAAGGGATAAAGATCGAGAGAATAATATGCAAGAAGTATACGACATTAATATATACCACTTGTGGCAAGCCTTGCACCGCTTGCTCGGAGAAGGCCAAAATGGAGTCGATGATCATGCCCTCTTCCATCACCACCTTGAGACCTCTGGAGAGCACCAAGACTAGCACCACCCCCAAGACATCCTTAGCCCCAGCGACAAAACTTCCCGCAATATCGCGCTCGTTAAAGCCAGCCAAAAATCCTACCAAGATGCTCGACGATAAAAAGAGCGCCGCCAACTCAGGAAAGTACCAACCCAACTCTAAAGACGCTAAATTCTCATTCCAATCCGAAAAGGGCAAGAGGGAGAAGACCATCACTCCAAACGTCGCGATGAAGGTAATTAAAACCAACGTTTGACGTAAGGTCAACTTCTCGGCATGCTCTTGATGATTGGCTAAAATTTCGGCATTAATCTCGGGATTCAAATCGTGTGTAACCGAGAGCATCGGACTCTTTTGCGTGCGCTTAGCGTAACGAATCACATAAAACATCGTAAAAAAGGCAAAAAGCGCCCACTGCACCAGACGAAAAGGCATCCCATCGCCAATGCTCACACCTGCCAAATCACTAGCCACACCCGTGGCAAAGGGATTGAGCACAGACGTAAGCACACCCGTACCCGCACCCAACAATATCACCGCAGCGGCAGCCATCACATCAAAACCAGCTGCCACCATCATCGGTAAGAGAATGGGATAAAACGCAATCGTCTCCTCGCCCATACCATAACTCATTCCTCCAAGAGAGAAGATGCTAATCAACATCGCCATTAAGAGATAGAGTCGACTCCTCATCCGTGTCATCAAGCTTGCGATACCTACATCAATTGCCCGCGTCTTAGCAATAACGCCTAAGAATCCGCCAATAAAGAGCACAAAGGTTGCAACTTCTACACTATCGGCAAACCCCTTAATCGGTGCCATAGGGAGGTGTTTAATTTGTCCACGGCTCTCCATGCGCGTAAAGGTGCCAGCAATTGGACTCAACTTTAACGCTTTACGCTCATCGGCACTCATCAGGCTAGCTTCTTCAGCGGGAATGATCTGCCCCATAGGATCTTGATAATCGTACGAGCCAGCGGGAATGATATAGGTTAATCCTGCCACAAAGATCAACGCTATCACTAAAATGGTGTAAGTGCTAGGAAAACTCCACGACTTACCTTTACTTTCTTCAGACATCTTCTGCTCCTCTTGCAAGGTCTTATTTTATCAGCTACCCAAGGTAGCCACCATTACCGCTTTTATGGTGTGCAGACGATTCTCCGCCTCATCAAACACCTTCGACTGCGCACTCTCAAAGACCTCGTTCGTAACCTCAAGCTCACTCATGCCAAATTGTTGCGCGATCTCGCGCCCCACTTGCGTCTCTTCATCATGAAAAGCCGGCAAGCAGTGCAAAAAGATCGCATCCGCCTTAGCATAGCTCATAAGCTTTTTGTTTACTTGATAAGGTTTTAATAAATCGATGCGTTCCTTCCAGACCGCTTGAGGCTCACCCATCGAGACCCAAACATCCGTATAAACGACATCAGCACCAGCCACACCGCTGGCGACATCCGCAGAGAATTCGATCTTCGCTCCGCTCTCTTTAGCAACCTCTCGACACTTCGCAACCAAAGTCTCCTCTGGCCACAGATGCTCTGGGGCAACAACTGTGTAATGCACGCCCATCTTCGCACAACCAATCATCAACGCGTTGGCCATGTTATTGCGTCCATCTCCACAAAATACTAGCTTTAATCCGCTTAACGCCCCAAAATGCTCCTCCATCGTCAAAAAGTCTGCCAAAATCTGGGTGGGATGATCCTCGTTGGTCAGACCATTCCAGACCGGCACGCCTGCATATTCTGCTAGCGTCTCCACGATCTCCTGCCCAAAGCCACGATACTCAATCCCGTCGTACATCCGACCCAACACCCGAGCCGTATCCTTAATCGACTCCTTCTTCCCTATCTGCGAGCCACTAGGCCCCAAATAAGTTACCCGCGCCCCTTGATCGTAGGCTGCCACCTCAAAGGCACAGCGCGTTCGGGTAGAATCCTTCTCAAAGATTAGCGCAATATTCTTGCCCTTCAACCGCTGTTGCTCGGTGCCCGTATACTTCGCGCGTTTAAGATCGCGAGAGAGATCGAGCAAGTACTCTATTTCTTTAGCAGAAAAATCCAATAATGTCAAGAAGTGCCGATTGCGTAAATTGAATGCCATAATACCTATCTCCTTTATCTATAAAAAATTAAATAGATAGAAAAATTTTATAAATTTTCTCTTACTAAGGGCATACTCATGCACCTAGGGCCACCGCGACCACGGGATAATTCGGAGGAGAGGATCGCGTGAATTTTGATGCCGCTATCCTCCAGTAGCCGATTGGTTACATGATTTCGTTCGTAAACACAAACCTCCCCTGGAGAAATCGCCAAGGTATTTGCCCCGTCGTTCCACTGCTCGCGTGATCCAGCAATTGCATCGCCATCGCCACAACGTAAGAGCAGCACCCGCCGATCCAAAATCCCCGAAAGCAGATGCTCCAAATCCTTATGCTCCTCGGTAATATGCACACTATCCGTAGTCGATCCCGCCTCGATGACAAAGAGCGTGAGCGTCTCCTCAATCTCGCTGTGTATCGTAAATTTATCGTGATCGATCTGTGTAAAGACCGTGTCCAAATGCATAAACGCGCGCTTTTTGGGAATCACAAAAGCAACAACCTTCTTGACTTTGCTCGTCTCATCGTTAAAGAGACGCATCGCCAACTGCTCCACCGAGTAGGCATCCGTACGTTCAGAGATACCCACAAAGAGGATCTCCTCATTAATCACCAAGAGATCGCCACCCTCCAAGTGATTCATATTATCACGCTCAAACCAGAAAGGGGTTTTCCCCGCGTAATTAGGGTGATGCCGAAAGAGAAAATCGCTTAGCAACGTCTCGCGCCGACGGATCAAGTGCTTCATGCTACTAATCGCCACGCCGTGCCCAATACTGATAAACGGATCGCGCGTGAAGAGGATATTGGGCAAAGGTTTAACGAGAAAAAGCTCTTCCCCACTGGTCAAACTCGATAAGCTCTTCTGCCGACCAATTGGCGCCTCATGACTACGCACCCCCGCAATCAGCGTACGTACCAAGGTCGCCATATCTTTGCTCTCATAAAGCCACTGTAACAGCTCCTGACGCATCTGGGGATGAAAGACCCCCGACTCCAAGAGATACTGCTCTACCATCGCTTTGGCGGCATCAGGTTGGTGCTCCATGCTCTGCGCCACTAAATCCTCTAAATAGTGCACCTTGACTCCCGCCTTACGTAAGACCTCACTAAATTGATCATGCTCGCGCTGGGCTGCCTCAAGATACATAATATCGTCAAAAAGAAACTCCCCAAAGTGTTCGGGCGTAAAATTCTCCACCTCCCACCCCGGACGGTGCAACATCACCTCTTTAAGGCGACCAATCTCTGAAAAGACTCTAATCTCTGCCATCTTATCCTCCTCTTTTACACACAAAAAAGCAATCCATACAACGTAAATCGCTGTATTATTGTCACTAAGATATTCTAAGATACTTTAAAAAAATCCATGCCTCAATGATGCCACACTATCTTGCTTTACTCTTAAATTTTACGCCCCTTTTGACGTTTTGTCTAGTCTATTTTTAACTTCTTTGCACCATATCTCTAAGCGCCACACGAAGTTTTTTGACATCATTTTTACTAAGTGTTCGCGCCGTAAATGAGCCTAAGCGCCCATCCTGTACCACAAAAGAGAGCGCACTCACGTTCGCCAACGCCTGCATCTCACTAGCACTTAGCCAAGCCACCGAGTAAATACGCCAAGTGGTGCCATTGAGGTGCGAAACGTCGATAGGCTCTAGCGCAAAAGAGAAACTGCGCATCGCTCCGCCCTCCAGTTCGGTATGGAGAAGTAAGCTATCACGACGCGCATAGAGTGCGCTACGCGTGTTATTCATGTAGGCGTTAAGCGCCTCTTCGTAAGCACTTCGACGCTGATAATAAACCGCCATCTCTTGATCGTATCGTACTAAAGCCCGCTCATAATTGCGCAAGTTCTCCTCATAATTGGCCACATCTCGACGATAGCTAATCATCTCCTGCTCATATCGTTTGAGCGCGTTTTCATAGGCATCTCGTGCCACATTTTTCGCCTGCTCCTCGTCATAAATCTTCTTCTGCTCCAGATACCTCGCATAGTCGCGCTCGTAGCGTTGCATCTCCGAACGATAGGTGCTCATCTGGCGCTCATACACACTCATGTTATCACGATAGCTACGCATCTCTTGCTCGTAACGCCTTAGTGCATCTTCATATTCACGTAGAGCTTGCTCATAACGACGCTTCTCTTCTTGATACTTACGTTGTGCCTCGTCATAAGCGCGCTTCTCTTGCTCGTACCGACGCAAGCGCTCTTGATACTCCTTTAACGATTGTTGATAGGCTTCATGCTCACCTTGCAGGCGCTGGTACGCCTGTTGTTGACGCTCATACTCACGCATTAACCGCTGATACTCTTGCATGTTGCGCTCATATTCGCGCATCTGGCGTTGATACTCTTTCATCGCCTCTTCGTACTCTTTCAGTTTACGCTCGTACTCGCGTTGCTCGGCGGAGTTAGGCGTGTTAGGGCGATTGGGCGTATTGCCATTAGATTGCCCTGGATGATTCGGTGTCCCCGGACGATTGGAAGTAGAAGGCGGCGTTCCCGAGTTACCCGAGTTATTGGGCGCTTGAGGCTTCTTAGGTTCGATAGGTGCTTTTGGTTGCTCTGGCTTTACAGGAGCAGAAGGTAGGGGACGCGCAGGCGCTTGAGGGGGATTACCCGGATGCTGTGGTTCAGCAGAGGGCTCTTTGGGTTGTGTAGGGGATGTGGGTTTTTGCGGTTCGCGTGGGCGCGGAGGTTCCACCGGTTTTTGCGGTTCATTGGGTAAGGAAATATTACGTCGATAGGTAGAATAGCGCTCCCCACGCGCATACTCATGCGCCACCAGAGCATCAGGCACAGGGCGCGTAGGCTCGGTGGGATAAACAGGCTTGACCGGACGCGTTGGTGCAATCGGTGCCGATTGCGTAAAGGCAGGCACATTACTGATATTATCATAGTAATAGAGTTGATATGAACCATCATTACGATTCTTCACAAAGATCAAAACGGCGCCATCTTTGCTCGTCTCAAGTTCATAGCGACTGCGCCCCTGCGAATCTACGCCCAACCTCACTTTCGGCGAACTACCACAGCCCGATAATATCAGGCTTAATAATCCAAATGTCCAAAATATTGACCTTCTCGATATCTTACTGTATGATAATTTATTCTTAATTGATTGTTTCATGATTTTCATCTCCACATATATCCTATTGTAAGTATCCTAAATATACACAACTTTGGCTAGAATTTAAACTTAATATAACCTTTAAGATAGTGTGCATTTGCCCAACTTTTTCCACCATAGTGAATATCTAAGTACTTACCCGTAAAGAAATCACTCATAGCGCCACCCTCGATGCCCACAAAGATCGGGCTATTATCGGAGAAGCCCACCTCTAAGCCAGCAAACCAACCCCCATTCAACACCACCCGCGCCCGATTTACTAAGCTTTCGGCAAAAAGTTCCTCTTGCAACGCCCCGCTCAATCGCACGCCAATGCCCACGCTCAAGCCACCATAAGCCAAAAAATTGAGCGAATCAAAGGCCAAGCCCAGCTGAAATTGCGCCTTGCCTAAGACATGCATCATCTGCACCCGCTCATTGATGGTGCGCGTACGATAGGACATGCTATGATACGCCAGCTCACCACTAACGCCAAAGAGGCGGTGCACCTGTTGATAATAACCTAGCGAGGCGTGCATATTTTTGAGATCATGGATCTTCGGCATAAAGGTGTAACCCAAGCCAATCACCGCCCCAGAGCGATCAATTTGACGAAAAACCGAGCGCTTCTCGATAAAATTAAAGGAGTCCACATTGGCGACCCGCCAACGTCCTGCCGAGTAGATCCAGCCAATCGTATAGGGCTTCTGGTTGAGGTTATAGGTAATATTCGTGTTGACTTGAAAGGCATTACGTGGAGCATTCCCAACGCGTAGTTGCTCAAAAATCGGCTGATCAAATTCGTTAAATCGCTCCATAATAAAGATGCCTAACACGGTATTAATCAATAATGTAGGATCCTCATCGCGCAGTGCCATAATGTAGGTGTTACGCGTAGCAATATTCACCCGTGTCATCAACTCCAAAAAGAGCGGAATGCCCAAACTACTGGTAAGATTGGTGCTAAAAAAGGTCGAAAAAGCATCGTACTCTTCACCCATCACCGCGTTGACAAGCTCTTGCGAGGCGCGCTCTAATGCACCTTGCGTTGCGCGTGGACGCAAGCGTTCCGCCTGTACAATCGCCCGTTGGATCTCCGTCACAGGAATGATAGCGTTCTCTTTCCCCACCAACCCGACAATTTCGCCATCGTTATTAAGTATCGGCGATCCGTAGCTATACTGCTTCGTTTGAAAAAGTCCATCTGAAATACGCCACGTACCGCGCTCATCTTGCCGTAATATCACAGAAGAAGGAGCGTTCCTTCCCTGCTCATAGGCGTAGAGCAATTCTGAAGGATTTAACGGACGTTCGCTTAGACGTAGCTGCTGGGTCACAGGGCGCGCCTCATCGCTTAAGAGATAAACTGCCAGATCGGCTTGGCGATCGCGATAGATGACATACGCCTCACCTAAGGTACGTGTCTGATTTCCAGATAAATGCTCTACTTGCGCAAAGTCGCTAAAGAGCGCGATATTGGCGCCCGTAATCAAAAAGTTTCGCCCAATCACATCTAAATAGACCACCCCCCATGCAGGTAAATGGCTATCAGCTACCCGCTGGCGTTGACGAATCAAGCCATTTTTGATCCAATCACTCACACTAGGATCGGCAATAAGATCGTCGTAGAAGGCGAGAAAATTTCGCGCTCCCTCCTGCGAATCTCCAGAGAGCGTCGCTTGTAGCCGCACTAATGCTGGTTGCTCTAGCGCAAAGCCATGAAGCGAACCTGCCACCAAAAGCAGAATCCACAGCCAGCCTACGACAATCTTTTTCCCTTGCATGCCTACCTGCTCAACTCTTTTTACGAGAAAGAAGATTGACTAAATCTTTATGTTTAATCGAGAAGGTAAAGAGCACACCCTCTTCGATTTCGCTAAAACTAAGATCTTGCATTACTTTATTATTGGCAAAAGCAGAGCTAATAAAGCGCGATTGCGCCATCAACATGCGTCGCTCTTGGGCATTATCGCTAAAGAGGATCAGCGCTTCTATCTGGTACTTGCTGCCCTTGGGTTCGATGCTCATCAAGAGCCCATGGATAGAGACCGGCAAGGGAGTTGAATCCATATACTGCTGGAGAAATTTAGAGAAGTCGGGCAAGTAAATTACCGCGTTTTTGGTAGATAAAAATGACGATCGTACATAAGGTGAAAAGTTGGGTTCGCTACGCGTTTGCATACTCTTTAGCTCACGCTCCAAATGATTGGAGAGATACATTATGCCACTCTTGGGGATATGGATATCAAAAAACGTCTCCCCCTGCTTAGGAATATTGGTTACAGGCTCGTTCATGCGAAAGGTATAGGTATCCACTTGCGTAAGCTCTGGACTCTTCATTAGCTCCTTAAGCACCATCGACTGCGGGTAAGTCCCCATGGCACGCATCATGAGCGTCGCCTCATCCTTATAGAACGCAACATGACGCGTAAACTGCATGCCCTTACTAAGGGCTTTCTTTTGATCCTTATCCCAATCTTTAGCTAGCGCCTTACCCAGCTTGCGAAAAGCAGGCACGTTAATATGCAAATAGAGATCTGCTTGCTCTGGAAAGAAGTTAAGCTCTTTCTGCTCCGCCTTGGGGGCATTGGCACAGCTTGCCAAAAAGAAAATCCCCATTAATAATAACCCTAGCCCATAATATCGTCGACTCATTATTGCTCCTTATGCCTCGCGTCTATGCGATTTTTTCTTTCTATTTTATAGTAGATAGACAACAGATTCTAAACCCTGACTATGCACCACCACTTCTACCTCACCTTTAATCGGCGACTGCTTCATCTTACCAAGGAGCGTCTCCTCCACCTGAAAGTAGCCCGTAGGATTACGCATCTGGATGATGACAGCAACCTTGCGTTTAGTACCCGTGGTAAGACGCACGCGATCGATGGCATGCACCGAATGTTGATGTACCGTACCGACCTGCGCGGTGCCGTCAAAGTCGTGCTGGGTGCTGGCGATAACCAACTCGGCACGCCCTCGCTCTAGATCACATCCATCGGCCACCAACATAACCCCCGCCTCCAAGCTATGGATAGTAACCGTACCCATGTGTCCAAGGATTGCCTCTAGTGTAAGGGAGCGTACCACATACTTCATGGGATCCTCGCCATAGACAGCATCCAATAAGCGATTCATGATCGGCATCGTCAAAACCAACGCCGTCTGTTCGTGCATTTGACGCGTAAGCGTCATCCCTGTATCGTGCAAAAATCCCGCTAAAAGCAACGCGCAATCCTCATCTGCTTGCGTGCCCACGCCCTCCTTGGTAAGCGAGAGTTTAAAGCCTTGTTGCCTTAACAATTGCGCAATCTGTAACGCATTACGCGCAACAATACGCATGTGAACAGGTCCATGATCATTATAATTAAGACGGGCAATGGAGACGTGATTGGCGTACTCCTGAATGGTACGGACCTCCACATCATTAATGAGTAACTCAAGTAATTGTGAGGGTTTATCCTGAACCAACGCGCGTAATTGGGCGTTTAGCTCTTCTTCTTTTTCGGTGATGCGATATTGCATAAATATGGCTCCTTTCTTTATAAATAAAAATCGAGAATCAAGCGCTCGTGACTAAACCAATTGAACCAACCGTAACGTTCTTGCTCATAGCGTATCGTGCGTAATTGTTGGGGCTTGAGTCCCGCCTTAATGAAAGGTTTAGCATTGATGACAAGCTGTAAACGTAACTGCGGATCATGTTGCCCCAGACGCTTGCGCTGGTTTGCCGAAATCGGCGTGCGTGCCTGCCAAAAGGTTCTCCCTAACAAAAAGTCGTCTTGAAGTGGGGCATGACTATGTCCATCGTGATCATGGTCATGGTGGTGATGACCATCGTGCGTGTGGTCATGATTATGCTCCTCATGATCGTGGTCATCGTGATGCTCCTGCAAGGTTACTAAAGGAAGGTATGCGTAGGCTTGCCCTAGTCCGATGGCCATTTGACGTGATATCGGATCATACTGCATTTTATCGCCATTAAAGATCATAAAGTCGGCAAAGACAGCATCTTTATAACGAAATTCTTGGGTAATACTCTGGAGATCGCTCTTGGTGATAATAACCTGCTGATGTTGGGCATCAAAAAAGAGCCCAGCACCAGATCGTTTATCCAGACGCAAGCCAGCATCCACAAGCTCCTTTGCGTCGATAAGAATCGCAGCGCCTTCTGCCCAGATCAACAACGAAGCGGGAGTTGTCGCCGTAAGGATCGACGCGCTCTGCAAGCCCGTATGATAAGGCCAACTTATCGCAAAGAGGGATTGAATCAGCGCCTCGCGCTCAGCATCATGCTCGTGCCCCGCCGTCGATGCGCGAAGAATCGTAGCAAAGAGAGTTAGTCCTAGCATCCAGCTCATTCGTCTCATCATGCTCTCTATCATACCACTCATTACGCAATTTGTCCATAGAGATCGCGTTAAAATCGATGCGATGACTTGACCTAATGACCTACTATCGGCTATATTGTTAGCATCATGGCGCAGAAACAGAATCCATTTTATCTCACCACTCTTCTTCTTTTTGGTTCGCTTACCCTCGGTATCGCTGTTATGTTAGGCATACTCATGGGGCTCAATTACACAAGGTCGCTTGCCGTGGAGGCCAGAGGTAACGTAGGACAGATTTATCTCTCCACCCCTTCGGTTGTCTATGCCCATGACGGTCAAGTGGTTACCGAATTTTTTGGTAATGAGCGCCGCGAGCTAATCACCTATCAAGATCTGCCCATCACCACGATTCATGCCTCGCTGATCCGTGAGGATAAAGACTTTTTCGATCATCGTGGATATAGCATTACCGGTACGGTGCGTGCGGCTATCAACACGGTAATGGCCAAGCTCTTTGGCTTTGGACGCATGACCGGTGGATCGACCCTAACCCAACAGCTCTCTGGACACATCTATGCCGATCGCGGTGATATCTCCATCAGCCGTAAGGTAAAAGAGCTCTGGTGGGCCATGCAAATTGAGCGTCACCTTACCAAGCAAGAAATTTTAGAAACATACATGAATAAGATGCCCTTTGGGCACACGAACTATGGGATTCAAGCTGCCAGTCGATACTTTTTTGGACACGGCATTCAAGAGGCCGATGCCGCTCAAAGTGTTGCCCTCGTGATCCAACTTTCTGCTCCATCAGGACGCTTCTCCCCGCTCAAGTACCCAGATGCGCTCATCCCTCGCCAAGAAGATGTGCTCTCGCGCATGGTAGAGCGCAACTTCTTAACGCAAGAAGAAGCCGAGCGTCAAATGCAAGATTTCTGGCAAAACCACGACTGGTCGCGCGATGGATCGAGCACCGCCTTCTTTGAGCGCATCGACCTTGCGCCCTACTTCTCTGAGCATATCCGTAGTGAGTCCATGAACTATCTTACTGGTCGACGCAATATCTATACCGACGGCTATAAAATCTACACCACCGTCCACCTAGACCACCAACAAGCCGCCGAAGAAGAGCTCAATGCTGGTCTAGAACGCGCAACCAATATCCTCAATACCCACCGTGCCTCCTATTATAATGCATCCGCACCCAATGTTCCAAGCATTGAGGGGCTTGCCCTCTTCTTTAATATGCCTCGTCTACGGGTAGAAGGCGGACGTGCTTATCGCGAGTCGATGGATTACATCACCCAAAACATGATCGGCGATCTAGATATCGCCACCAGCATCTTTGGTATACGGCGTGCCAACAACGTCGCCATCAACACCTATAATAAAGAGCGATCGCGCCGTAATGCAGGGCGCATCGAAACCGCTCTCATCACCGTAGAACAAGAGAGTGGTTATATCACTGCACTTATTGGCGGGAGTGGCTTTAGCCGATCCAACCAGCTCAACCGCGCAACACAGGCCAAGGTCATGCCTGGCTCTTCCTTCAAACCACTCTACTACGCTGAAGCCATTGCTAGCGGAAACCTCACTGCCGCCACCAGACTAGACAACTATCCCAAAACGTGGATTAACGAGGATGGCACTTACTATCGTCCGGAGAATTACAATCTCGACTATAACGACGGAACGCGCCTACGTATGGCATTAGCACAGTCGCTCAATATTCCTGCCATTACCGTGCTAGAACGTGTTGGTATTGATGCTGCCATCGCACGCGCCGCACGTCTCTTAGGCATCCAAGATCCGATGGAGATTGGGCGTACCTTCCCGCGTGTTTGGTCGCTTGGTTTGGGTATTATCAGCACTTCACCTATGCAAATGGTGCGTGCCTTTGCCGTCTTTCCCAATCAAGGCGAAGAAGTCATCCCTATCTCCATTAAGCGCATTCTCGATCGCAACGATCAGGTGGTTGTTGATGTGGAGGCAGAGGTACGCGCCACCCAAAATCGCTCCAATGATCGCCAAATTCTCAGCCCACAAGCTGCCTTCATTATGACAGATATCATGCGTACGTCCGTCACCAACGGTACGCTCTACTGGGCACACCGTAATAATGCTACCGCACTCAATCAACCTATCGCAGGAAAGACGGGTACTACCCAAAATTGGAGCGATGCGTGGGCAATTGCCTTTACCCCTTACTACACCACTGCCGTTTGGTAT is a window of Entomospira culicis DNA encoding:
- a CDS encoding transglycosylase domain-containing protein, producing the protein MAQKQNPFYLTTLLLFGSLTLGIAVMLGILMGLNYTRSLAVEARGNVGQIYLSTPSVVYAHDGQVVTEFFGNERRELITYQDLPITTIHASLIREDKDFFDHRGYSITGTVRAAINTVMAKLFGFGRMTGGSTLTQQLSGHIYADRGDISISRKVKELWWAMQIERHLTKQEILETYMNKMPFGHTNYGIQAASRYFFGHGIQEADAAQSVALVIQLSAPSGRFSPLKYPDALIPRQEDVLSRMVERNFLTQEEAERQMQDFWQNHDWSRDGSSTAFFERIDLAPYFSEHIRSESMNYLTGRRNIYTDGYKIYTTVHLDHQQAAEEELNAGLERATNILNTHRASYYNASAPNVPSIEGLALFFNMPRLRVEGGRAYRESMDYITQNMIGDLDIATSIFGIRRANNVAINTYNKERSRRNAGRIETALITVEQESGYITALIGGSGFSRSNQLNRATQAKVMPGSSFKPLYYAEAIASGNLTAATRLDNYPKTWINEDGTYYRPENYNLDYNDGTRLRMALAQSLNIPAITVLERVGIDAAIARAARLLGIQDPMEIGRTFPRVWSLGLGIISTSPMQMVRAFAVFPNQGEEVIPISIKRILDRNDQVVVDVEAEVRATQNRSNDRQILSPQAAFIMTDIMRTSVTNGTLYWAHRNNATALNQPIAGKTGTTQNWSDAWAIAFTPYYTTAVWYGFDKGGYTLSIRNEASSSAAPVLMRYMLRIHEGLPRRDFIRPGGISEIAITADGHRWTPQAELYGFSSIREYFITGTGPEESFDDIADDLGTKNETISDSILEAIRGGEEQTTEEEDWLGLGVSNDFELGNSDEENFLDGVS